Proteins co-encoded in one Capnocytophaga ochracea DSM 7271 genomic window:
- a CDS encoding M23 family metallopeptidase, with product MKKLIACLLSNLLLFTSYLLPLTLEAQSFQVAMPLNTKPLLAGNFAELRPNHFHGGIDLKTEGREGLQVFAAEDGYVSRIKVSPYSYGKMLFITHPNGYVTTYGHLQKYAPEIEAYVKQKQYEKQSYDIDILLPEKQFVVKKGDWIALSGNTGGSRGPHLHFEVRDIHNNGWNPLLFGFQEIQDTTPPDVLLVYAYSLSDDAQIDNTQLPRQLNKNKQIDGTYLTEKVNAIGTIGFGILGYDRQDETMHRNGIYKVSLLLNGETQLETVFDKVNYDETRYLNALIDYERYAQHKGFVQLLYKLPNNKLESVYPTLKPNKGYLTIEEGKQYTVSIIAEDFKGNTTKINIPIEGKREPLKTARPEPKGNKQVIATRDNYYEMEYGSVYFPEDTFYKDYLMNITSTKDTLTVGSSFIPAQKFFTVTIKSDTYANEDTSKVFIARSNGGYEPTVYKDGVFTAKSRNLGKFYLRKDTIPPTLKAVNFRNGGIVKGNTLKILVSDNLTGFESCSATLNGQWILFEYEPKNRCLTFHFSDIDTTQTNRYELIVNAKDRVGNVGTLKANFTKLTTNN from the coding sequence ATGAAAAAACTTATCGCCTGCTTATTATCCAATCTTTTACTTTTTACCTCTTACCTCTTACCTCTTACCTTAGAAGCTCAGTCTTTCCAGGTCGCAATGCCTCTCAACACCAAACCTTTGCTCGCAGGTAATTTTGCTGAATTGCGTCCCAACCACTTTCACGGTGGCATCGACCTGAAAACCGAAGGTCGTGAAGGACTGCAGGTGTTTGCTGCCGAAGATGGCTATGTGTCTCGTATCAAAGTAAGTCCTTACAGTTATGGCAAAATGTTGTTTATTACTCATCCCAATGGTTATGTAACTACTTATGGGCATTTACAAAAGTACGCCCCTGAAATAGAAGCTTACGTAAAGCAAAAACAATACGAAAAGCAAAGCTATGATATCGATATACTTCTTCCCGAAAAACAATTTGTCGTAAAAAAAGGCGATTGGATAGCTCTCAGTGGTAATACAGGCGGAAGTAGAGGACCACACTTGCATTTTGAGGTACGCGATATTCACAATAACGGTTGGAATCCTCTGCTTTTTGGTTTTCAAGAAATACAAGACACCACTCCTCCTGATGTATTGCTTGTATATGCTTATTCGCTAAGTGATGACGCACAAATAGATAACACTCAGTTACCACGTCAGCTCAATAAAAATAAACAGATAGACGGCACTTACCTCACCGAGAAAGTTAATGCGATTGGCACCATAGGTTTTGGTATTTTGGGCTATGACCGTCAAGATGAAACAATGCATCGCAATGGTATTTATAAGGTGAGTTTACTTCTCAACGGAGAGACCCAGTTAGAAACTGTCTTTGATAAAGTAAACTATGACGAAACACGTTACCTTAATGCACTTATAGACTACGAACGATATGCACAACACAAAGGGTTTGTACAGCTTTTGTACAAATTGCCTAACAACAAACTCGAATCAGTATATCCTACCTTAAAACCTAATAAAGGTTATCTTACTATTGAAGAAGGTAAACAATACACTGTATCTATTATTGCAGAAGATTTTAAAGGGAATACTACTAAAATCAATATTCCCATAGAAGGCAAACGAGAGCCTTTAAAAACAGCTCGACCAGAACCTAAAGGCAATAAGCAAGTAATTGCTACTCGTGATAATTATTACGAAATGGAATACGGAAGTGTATACTTCCCCGAAGATACTTTTTATAAAGACTATTTGATGAATATTACTAGCACTAAAGATACTTTAACCGTGGGTAGTTCGTTCATTCCTGCTCAAAAGTTCTTTACTGTAACTATCAAAAGTGATACTTATGCCAATGAAGATACTTCTAAGGTATTTATAGCTCGTTCGAACGGGGGCTATGAACCAACGGTCTATAAAGATGGTGTGTTTACAGCCAAATCGCGTAACTTAGGAAAGTTTTATTTACGTAAGGATACTATTCCGCCCACTCTTAAAGCAGTGAATTTTAGGAACGGTGGCATTGTGAAAGGTAATACTCTCAAGATTTTAGTAAGCGATAATCTTACGGGATTTGAATCTTGTTCCGCCACCCTAAATGGACAGTGGATTCTTTTTGAATATGAACCTAAAAACCGATGCCTCACCTTTCATTTCAGCGATATTGATACTACCCAAACCAATAGATACGAACTCATTGTAAACGCCAAAGACAGAGTAGGCAACGTAGGAACTCTGAAAGCCAACTTTACAAAACTAACGACAAACAATTAA
- the metE gene encoding 5-methyltetrahydropteroyltriglutamate--homocysteine S-methyltransferase: MKSNVLGYPRIGEKRELKKANESFWAGKISEEELLAVAENIRVHNWTLQKEAGVDLIPSNDFSLYDQMLDFSFTVSAIPERFTPIKHLRDLERYYALARGYQKNGIDITAMEMTKWFDTNYHYIVPEFTKDQSFKILVNKPLQEFNLAKKHGFDTKPVLIGLVTYLLLGKEKEQGFHRLDLAERLLPVYVQIVRSLVDAGAKTIQIDEPYLALDLPEGAADVYKKVYTELRSKFPTTEFILTTYFGALDNNTELAVSLPFNVLHIDLVRAAAQLDKVLKALPADKKLSLGVVDGRNIWKNNFEHSLALIEKAKEAIGADRLLIATSCSLLHSPCNLELENNEKVLTPEIKQWLAFAKQKVKEVTTLQALATGHITPEVKVAFEENKKAAETRKTSPLIHDNKVKERVNNITAKDDVRHSPFNERKVAQHKALNLPLFPTTTIGSFPQTDEVRSWRARFKKGELTQAEYDKLLEKEIEESIRFQEDTNIDVLVHGEFERNDMVEYFGELLKGYTFTKFGWVQSYGSRCVKPPIIFGDISRPEPMTVRWSKYAQSLTKLPVKGMLTGPVTILQWSFVRDDQPRSETCLQIALAIRDEVVDLEKAGIKVIQIDEPAIREGLPLRKSEWKAYFDWAIKAFRISASGVKDETQIHTHMCYSEFNDMIEAIADMDADVITIECSRSQMELLDVFGDFKYPNEIGPGVYDIHSPRVPSQEEMTNLMKKAISVVPKEQLWVNPDCGLKTRHWPETKAALHAMVDTAKELRNLYK; the protein is encoded by the coding sequence ATGAAATCAAACGTATTAGGTTATCCTCGTATCGGTGAAAAACGAGAACTTAAAAAAGCCAATGAGTCTTTCTGGGCTGGTAAAATATCAGAAGAAGAACTCTTAGCAGTGGCTGAAAATATTCGTGTTCACAACTGGACACTACAAAAAGAAGCAGGAGTAGATTTGATTCCTTCTAACGACTTCTCTCTTTATGACCAAATGCTTGACTTTTCGTTTACAGTAAGTGCTATTCCTGAGCGTTTTACACCAATTAAACATTTGCGTGATTTAGAACGTTATTACGCTTTGGCACGTGGCTATCAAAAAAATGGTATCGATATTACTGCAATGGAAATGACCAAATGGTTTGATACCAATTACCACTATATCGTACCCGAGTTTACTAAAGACCAATCTTTCAAAATTCTTGTAAACAAACCTTTGCAAGAGTTCAACTTGGCTAAAAAACACGGTTTCGACACTAAACCTGTACTTATCGGCTTGGTAACTTATTTGCTTCTCGGTAAAGAAAAAGAACAAGGATTCCACCGCTTAGACTTGGCTGAGCGTCTATTGCCTGTGTATGTACAAATCGTACGAAGTTTAGTAGATGCAGGTGCTAAAACTATTCAAATAGATGAGCCTTACTTAGCTCTCGATCTTCCTGAAGGCGCTGCCGATGTATACAAAAAAGTATATACCGAACTAAGAAGCAAATTCCCTACTACCGAATTTATCCTCACTACCTACTTCGGAGCTTTGGATAACAATACCGAATTAGCTGTTTCATTGCCTTTCAACGTATTGCACATCGATTTAGTGCGCGCAGCGGCTCAGCTTGACAAAGTGCTCAAAGCACTTCCTGCCGATAAAAAACTATCACTTGGAGTAGTAGATGGACGCAATATTTGGAAAAATAACTTCGAGCATTCATTAGCATTGATTGAGAAAGCCAAAGAAGCTATCGGTGCTGACCGCCTATTGATAGCTACTTCTTGCTCTTTATTGCACTCTCCTTGCAACCTCGAACTCGAAAACAACGAGAAAGTGCTTACTCCTGAAATCAAACAATGGTTGGCTTTTGCTAAACAAAAAGTAAAAGAAGTAACTACTTTGCAAGCTCTTGCTACAGGTCACATAACTCCTGAGGTAAAAGTAGCCTTTGAAGAAAACAAAAAAGCAGCTGAAACACGTAAAACTTCACCGCTTATCCACGACAACAAAGTGAAAGAGCGTGTGAATAACATCACAGCCAAAGACGATGTGCGCCACAGTCCGTTCAACGAGCGTAAAGTAGCACAACACAAAGCGTTAAACTTACCTCTTTTTCCTACAACTACTATTGGGTCATTCCCTCAAACCGACGAGGTACGCAGCTGGCGTGCTCGCTTCAAAAAAGGAGAACTCACTCAAGCCGAATACGACAAGCTATTGGAAAAAGAAATTGAAGAGTCTATCCGTTTCCAAGAAGATACCAATATCGATGTACTCGTACACGGCGAATTTGAGCGTAACGATATGGTGGAATACTTTGGCGAATTGCTCAAAGGTTACACCTTCACTAAATTCGGTTGGGTACAAAGCTACGGTTCACGTTGCGTAAAACCACCGATTATCTTTGGTGATATTTCTCGTCCAGAACCGATGACTGTACGTTGGAGTAAATACGCACAATCGCTTACTAAATTGCCCGTAAAAGGTATGCTTACAGGCCCTGTAACTATCTTGCAATGGTCGTTTGTACGCGATGACCAACCGCGTTCTGAAACTTGTTTGCAGATAGCTTTAGCAATCCGCGATGAAGTAGTAGACCTCGAAAAAGCTGGCATCAAAGTCATTCAGATTGACGAACCAGCTATCCGTGAAGGATTGCCATTGCGCAAGAGCGAGTGGAAAGCCTACTTCGATTGGGCTATCAAAGCGTTCCGTATTTCAGCTTCAGGCGTAAAAGACGAAACTCAAATCCACACCCATATGTGCTATTCTGAGTTCAACGATATGATTGAAGCTATCGCCGATATGGACGCCGATGTGATTACCATAGAGTGTTCACGCTCACAAATGGAACTCCTCGATGTATTTGGTGACTTTAAATATCCTAACGAAATAGGCCCTGGGGTATACGATATTCACTCACCACGCGTACCTTCACAAGAAGAAATGACCAACTTGATGAAGAAAGCCATTTCGGTAGTGCCAAAAGAACAATTGTGGGTAAACCCCGACTGCGGACTCAAAACGCGTCACTGGCCAGAAACCAAGGCAGCTCTCCACGCAATGGTTGATACCGCCAAAGAACTTCGCAATCTCTACAAATAA
- a CDS encoding lipocalin-like domain-containing protein, with protein MKNKNKNVAWATFRTATQLVAIMAVILVTLIACSKSDSGGSTDNKNLIGTWKLESMTIDGKNACEVYPEYLFCGKCKKLPYFVFSDKEYVSYSYDGSCELKKTIGKYTVSKNTIVLIDNQEGGSSNFTISGNKLTFTSPVEDDKGNKHTSTMTFVKQ; from the coding sequence ATGAAAAACAAAAACAAAAACGTAGCGTGGGCGACCTTTCGCACTGCTACACAGTTAGTAGCCATTATGGCAGTAATTTTAGTAACCCTTATCGCTTGTAGTAAAAGCGACAGCGGAGGAAGTACAGACAACAAGAACTTAATTGGCACTTGGAAGTTAGAAAGTATGACTATTGATGGAAAGAATGCTTGTGAAGTATATCCTGAGTATTTATTCTGTGGAAAATGTAAGAAGCTTCCTTATTTTGTTTTTTCTGACAAAGAATATGTGTCTTATTCTTATGATGGTTCTTGTGAACTCAAAAAAACAATTGGAAAATACACTGTTTCAAAAAATACAATAGTACTTATTGATAATCAAGAAGGTGGTTCTTCAAATTTTACCATATCAGGGAATAAACTTACCTTTACTTCTCCAGTAGAAGATGATAAAGGAAATAAACATACTTCTACTATGACTTTTGTCAAGCAATAA
- a CDS encoding RidA family protein: MKHIIFTEKAPAPIGPYTQAVKAGNTLYVSGQIPVNPATGEVVKGIEAATKQVMENLKAILTEAGATFENVVKTTIFLADMGQFAQVNGVYARYFNEATAPARETVQVAQLPKSVEVEISCIAVL, from the coding sequence ATGAAACATATCATTTTTACAGAAAAAGCGCCAGCACCTATTGGTCCTTACACACAAGCCGTGAAAGCTGGCAACACACTCTACGTATCAGGACAAATACCAGTAAATCCTGCAACGGGAGAAGTAGTGAAAGGCATAGAAGCCGCTACCAAACAAGTAATGGAAAACCTCAAAGCTATCCTTACCGAAGCAGGAGCTACTTTTGAGAATGTAGTAAAAACCACTATTTTCTTAGCTGATATGGGGCAATTTGCGCAAGTAAATGGCGTATATGCACGCTATTTCAACGAGGCAACAGCACCTGCACGCGAAACCGTACAAGTAGCACAATTACCTAAATCCGTAGAAGTAGAGATTTCTTGCATTGCTGTATTGTAG
- a CDS encoding C1 family peptidase produces MKNIALFVALCASFVATAQDDLIRSVAGNQSANAGFQFTTIINLERTDVKDQGSSGTCWSYAGASFIESEMKRMGKKPIDLAEIYTARNCYIEKAKQYVRMHGNLDYGQGGELHDVINMYAKYGAVPQNVYTGLHYGTTRNDFGELHAILQGFLKGMIRNGEKKKKLTSNWLPAFTATIDAYLGAVPESFMYEGKKYTPQSFAKERVGINPADYIEMVSYADQPLYKNVFMAVPDNWSFDYAYNIAMTDLTKTIDNALKKGYTVAWAADVSERYFSWKNGVAFVPEKEVSEMSNEEALYLFSNPPTAERTITPEMRQRDFDNYQTTDDHAMHIVGLAKDQNGREYYIVKNSWGLRNDYEGYLYVTKAFVEFKTTAIMLHKGGVPKEVLSGKR; encoded by the coding sequence ATGAAAAACATTGCATTATTTGTAGCGCTGTGTGCTTCTTTTGTAGCAACAGCACAAGACGACCTAATCAGATCGGTAGCAGGAAATCAATCGGCTAATGCTGGATTTCAGTTTACTACCATTATTAACCTCGAACGCACCGACGTGAAAGACCAAGGTAGCAGTGGAACTTGCTGGAGCTATGCAGGGGCTTCGTTTATAGAAAGTGAGATGAAGCGTATGGGTAAAAAGCCTATTGACCTTGCTGAAATCTACACTGCTCGCAACTGCTATATCGAAAAAGCTAAACAATATGTGCGTATGCACGGCAATTTGGATTACGGACAAGGAGGTGAACTCCACGATGTAATCAATATGTACGCCAAATATGGTGCTGTACCTCAAAATGTTTATACAGGCTTGCACTATGGTACTACTCGCAATGATTTTGGTGAACTGCACGCTATCCTACAAGGCTTTTTAAAAGGAATGATAAGAAATGGTGAAAAGAAGAAAAAACTCACCTCTAACTGGCTACCTGCTTTCACAGCTACTATCGATGCCTATTTAGGTGCAGTGCCCGAAAGTTTTATGTACGAAGGTAAAAAGTACACTCCTCAGAGCTTTGCTAAAGAGCGCGTAGGTATCAATCCTGCCGACTATATAGAAATGGTATCGTATGCCGATCAGCCTCTCTACAAAAACGTATTTATGGCAGTACCCGATAACTGGAGCTTTGATTATGCTTACAATATTGCAATGACTGACCTCACTAAAACCATTGACAATGCGCTTAAAAAAGGTTATACAGTAGCGTGGGCAGCCGATGTGAGTGAGCGTTATTTCAGTTGGAAAAACGGAGTGGCTTTTGTGCCTGAAAAAGAAGTGAGTGAGATGAGTAACGAGGAAGCCTTGTATCTTTTTTCTAATCCTCCTACTGCCGAAAGAACCATCACCCCCGAGATGCGTCAGCGTGATTTTGACAATTATCAAACTACCGATGACCACGCAATGCACATCGTAGGGCTTGCCAAAGACCAAAACGGACGTGAGTACTACATCGTGAAAAACTCTTGGGGATTGCGCAACGACTATGAGGGCTACTTATATGTAACTAAAGCCTTTGTAGAGTTTAAAACAACTGCCATTATGCTTCACAAAGGAGGAGTGCCGAAAGAGGTACTTTCAGGTAAGAGATAA
- the sucC gene encoding ADP-forming succinate--CoA ligase subunit beta: protein MNLHEYQGKEILSSFGVRVQRGIVAHTPTEAVEAAKQLTEATNTQWYVVKAQVHAGGRGKGGGIKLAKGLDQVEPIASQIIGMQLVTPQTPPSGKKVHQVLIAEDVYYPGESEPKEFYMSVLLNRAKGKNMIMYSTEGGMDIEAVAEKTPHLIFTEEIDPAVGLLPFQARQIAFNLGVTGEAQKEMVKFVTALYNAYVSSDASLFEINPVLKTSDNKIMAVDAKVTLDDNALFRHPEYAAYRDTREENPVEVEAKAVGLNYVALDGNVGCMVNGAGLAMATMDLIKQAGGSPANFLDVGGTADAKRVEAAFRIILKDPNVKAILINIFGGIVRCDRVAQGVVDAYQNMGDAIKVPIIVRLQGTNAELAKEILDNSGLAVHSAILFQEAADKVKEVLQ, encoded by the coding sequence ATGAACTTACACGAATACCAAGGAAAGGAAATCCTTTCGAGTTTTGGGGTGCGCGTACAACGTGGTATCGTTGCTCACACCCCCACCGAAGCCGTAGAGGCAGCCAAACAACTCACCGAAGCCACTAATACTCAGTGGTACGTGGTAAAAGCACAAGTACACGCCGGAGGGCGTGGAAAAGGCGGTGGCATTAAGTTAGCTAAAGGTTTAGACCAAGTAGAGCCTATAGCTTCTCAAATTATAGGTATGCAACTCGTTACCCCTCAAACGCCCCCCTCAGGGAAAAAAGTACATCAAGTGCTCATCGCCGAAGATGTATATTATCCTGGAGAAAGCGAGCCTAAAGAGTTCTATATGTCGGTACTATTGAATCGTGCCAAAGGTAAAAATATGATTATGTATTCTACCGAAGGAGGAATGGATATTGAGGCAGTTGCCGAAAAAACGCCACACCTTATCTTCACCGAAGAAATCGACCCTGCCGTAGGGCTCTTACCTTTCCAAGCTCGCCAGATTGCTTTCAACTTAGGCGTTACGGGTGAGGCTCAAAAAGAAATGGTGAAGTTCGTAACAGCACTCTACAATGCTTATGTGTCTTCTGATGCTAGCTTGTTTGAAATCAACCCTGTTCTAAAAACTTCTGATAATAAAATAATGGCAGTAGATGCCAAAGTAACTCTTGATGACAATGCACTTTTCCGTCACCCTGAGTATGCGGCTTATCGCGATACACGAGAGGAAAACCCAGTAGAAGTAGAAGCTAAAGCCGTTGGGCTCAACTATGTTGCTCTCGATGGTAACGTGGGCTGTATGGTAAACGGTGCCGGACTCGCAATGGCTACGATGGACTTGATTAAACAAGCGGGGGGTTCACCTGCTAACTTCCTTGATGTAGGAGGTACCGCCGATGCCAAACGCGTAGAAGCTGCTTTCCGTATTATCCTCAAAGACCCTAATGTAAAGGCTATCCTTATCAATATCTTTGGTGGTATTGTGCGTTGCGACCGTGTAGCACAAGGGGTAGTAGATGCCTACCAAAATATGGGCGATGCTATCAAAGTGCCTATCATAGTGCGCTTGCAGGGTACGAATGCCGAGCTTGCTAAAGAAATATTAGACAATTCAGGCTTAGCGGTTCACTCAGCAATCCTCTTCCAAGAAGCCGCCGATAAAGTAAAAGAAGTATTACAATAA
- a CDS encoding metal-dependent hydrolase, producing MKVTYLGHACVNIDINGTHFLVDPFISPNPLASHIDINSIKADYILITHAHGDHIADVGAIAKRTGAQLITNPEILAHFEKLGLSGHAMNLGGSHRFVDGKVKIKMIKAEHSSSFPDGSYGGNPAGFLIDYNDNTIYISGDTALHYDMKIIPHQYKVNLAIFPIGNNYTMGVRDALTAARFVEVGNVLGVHYDTFPVIKIDKEAAKRKFKDDHRRLHLLEIGATLDLEDLNISTL from the coding sequence ATGAAAGTAACTTACTTAGGTCACGCTTGCGTGAATATAGACATCAATGGGACTCACTTTCTCGTAGACCCTTTTATTAGCCCAAACCCTTTGGCTTCACACATTGATATAAACTCTATCAAAGCGGATTACATTCTCATTACCCACGCCCACGGCGACCATATTGCCGATGTAGGAGCTATTGCCAAACGTACAGGCGCTCAACTGATTACCAATCCTGAAATTCTCGCTCATTTTGAAAAATTAGGGCTTAGTGGTCACGCAATGAACCTCGGAGGCTCTCACCGCTTCGTAGATGGCAAGGTAAAAATAAAGATGATTAAGGCAGAACACTCATCTTCCTTCCCCGATGGCTCTTATGGAGGCAATCCTGCTGGTTTCTTGATTGATTACAACGATAATACTATCTACATTTCAGGAGATACCGCCTTACATTACGATATGAAAATTATTCCTCACCAATACAAGGTGAATTTAGCAATTTTTCCTATCGGCAACAACTATACAATGGGCGTACGCGATGCTCTTACAGCGGCTCGTTTTGTAGAGGTAGGCAATGTGTTAGGTGTGCATTACGACACCTTCCCTGTAATTAAAATTGATAAAGAAGCGGCTAAACGCAAATTCAAAGACGACCACCGTCGCTTACACCTCTTAGAAATAGGTGCTACTCTTGATTTGGAAGATTTGAACATCAGCACGCTTTAA
- a CDS encoding class I SAM-dependent methyltransferase produces the protein MKTETSLNEKQGHWILAKLGKKVLRPGGRVLSEWLVKNLEITSKDDIVEFAPGLGFTANIACSYKPFSYTGVDMNEAAAALAKKNIHYENARVIVADAAASTLPAAFANKVYGEAMLTMQPLEHKKAIIAEAFRILKPGGYYAIHELGLQPDNVSDEVKNDVFKELSANIRVHARPMTPSEWKALFEEQGFKVVKEQHNAMLLLENKRVWQDEGIFRTLKFFFNLFTHPDLRKRVMNMKKTFRKHQKNLDAIALVVQKPL, from the coding sequence ATGAAGACAGAAACATCATTAAATGAAAAACAAGGACACTGGATTCTCGCCAAGCTCGGCAAGAAAGTGTTACGCCCAGGAGGAAGAGTACTCAGCGAATGGTTAGTGAAAAACTTAGAGATTACCTCCAAAGATGATATTGTAGAGTTTGCCCCAGGCTTAGGATTTACGGCTAATATAGCCTGTTCTTACAAGCCTTTCAGCTATACGGGAGTAGATATGAATGAGGCAGCCGCTGCTTTGGCTAAAAAGAATATTCACTATGAAAATGCACGCGTGATTGTAGCTGATGCCGCAGCTTCTACACTTCCCGCTGCTTTTGCTAATAAAGTGTATGGTGAGGCAATGCTCACTATGCAACCTCTTGAACACAAAAAAGCTATTATTGCAGAGGCTTTTAGGATACTCAAACCAGGAGGTTATTACGCTATTCACGAATTAGGCTTACAGCCAGACAATGTGAGCGACGAGGTGAAAAACGATGTTTTTAAAGAACTAAGTGCTAATATACGTGTACACGCACGTCCTATGACCCCCAGTGAGTGGAAAGCTCTTTTTGAAGAGCAAGGTTTTAAGGTGGTGAAAGAACAGCACAACGCAATGCTCCTACTTGAAAACAAGCGTGTATGGCAAGATGAAGGGATATTCCGCACGCTTAAATTCTTCTTTAATCTCTTCACCCACCCCGATTTGCGCAAACGCGTGATGAATATGAAGAAAACGTTTAGAAAACACCAAAAGAACTTAGACGCTATTGCTCTTGTTGTTCAAAAACCCCTTTAA
- the tsaD gene encoding tRNA (adenosine(37)-N6)-threonylcarbamoyltransferase complex transferase subunit TsaD encodes MKNTYILAIESSCDDTSASVLCNDKVLSNEVANQEVHKQYGGVVPELASRAHLQNIVPVVAQALKKAGITKEELSAIAFTRGPGLMGSLLVGTSFAKSMAMGLNIPLIEVNHMQAHILAHFIDEGQPKPEFPFLAMTISGGHTQIVKVNSFFDMEVLGETLDDAVGEAFDKTAKILGLPYPGGPLIDKYAQEGNPKAFSFSKPKISGLNFSFSGLKTGILYFVQKNIEENPNFITEHLADICASVQHTIVEILMSKLKKAVKETGIKQVAIGGGVSANSGIRNALTALGQQYGWQTFVPKFQYCTDNAAMIGIVGYHKFLEGNFVAQEVTAQARLSFD; translated from the coding sequence ATGAAAAATACCTATATATTAGCTATAGAATCTTCTTGCGATGACACTTCTGCTTCAGTGCTTTGCAATGATAAAGTGCTTTCTAATGAGGTGGCAAATCAAGAGGTGCATAAACAATACGGCGGGGTAGTGCCCGAATTGGCTTCACGCGCTCACTTGCAAAATATAGTGCCCGTAGTGGCTCAAGCGCTCAAAAAAGCAGGAATAACCAAAGAAGAACTTTCGGCTATTGCTTTTACAAGAGGACCAGGATTAATGGGGTCGTTGCTCGTGGGGACTTCATTTGCTAAATCGATGGCAATGGGACTGAATATCCCGCTCATTGAAGTGAACCACATGCAGGCACATATTTTGGCACATTTTATAGATGAAGGTCAGCCGAAACCCGAGTTCCCTTTTCTCGCAATGACCATCAGCGGGGGGCATACCCAGATTGTGAAGGTAAACAGCTTTTTTGATATGGAAGTGTTGGGCGAAACCCTTGATGATGCAGTAGGGGAGGCGTTCGACAAAACCGCTAAAATATTAGGACTTCCTTACCCTGGAGGGCCTCTCATCGATAAATACGCCCAAGAGGGTAACCCTAAAGCCTTCAGTTTTTCTAAACCTAAAATATCTGGTCTCAACTTCAGTTTTTCGGGACTTAAAACAGGTATTCTCTATTTTGTACAGAAAAACATTGAAGAAAATCCTAATTTCATAACTGAACATTTAGCCGACATCTGTGCCTCGGTACAACATACTATTGTGGAAATACTGATGAGCAAACTCAAAAAAGCTGTAAAAGAAACAGGTATCAAGCAAGTGGCTATTGGGGGAGGGGTATCGGCTAATTCGGGTATTCGCAATGCCCTCACAGCTTTAGGACAGCAGTACGGTTGGCAAACCTTTGTGCCTAAATTTCAGTATTGTACCGATAATGCAGCAATGATAGGCATCGTAGGGTATCACAAGTTTTTAGAAGGAAATTTTGTAGCACAAGAAGTAACTGCTCAAGCGCGACTTTCTTTTGATTAG